Proteins encoded in a region of the Triticum dicoccoides isolate Atlit2015 ecotype Zavitan chromosome 3A, WEW_v2.0, whole genome shotgun sequence genome:
- the LOC119269058 gene encoding SAP30-binding protein-like, with amino-acid sequence MASDTEGIAALFSMYNDDDEEDADEPGPPSPPPPAAATSPSTSPRTGGESSNPNSNPNPSPEHSPPPLPEEQASRKPLASPQVSPALPPLPSRRSPLPFAVSSPSPSRPPLSAPPPDLPRPPRRGSLAIVDYAHDEMAMSPDQEDGEIMSGIGGLGLDAQDAEGILEERVLSGTVHILTPKVLSETSQHLDAPEQNQMRADVPVDVTGTEAEDARVEEASDISTNVQNDDPLSRFLPPPVTTKCSTALQQRINKFLGYKRSGKSFNAEVRNRKDYRNPDFLQHAVRYQEIDQIGTCFSKDVFNPYGYDKSDYYEEIEADMKRELERKEQEKKRNPRIDFTSSGVQPPINPSIAKISAAISAAAVAGVSVLASADTVQKEARPNKKSKWDKVDGDTKNPAAASGLDSRSAASGSATLLTSENAVAGGYAAFAQQKRKEAEERRTSDYKSDRRS; translated from the exons ATGGCGTCAGATACCGAGGGCATAGCCGCGCTGTTCTCCATGTACaacgatgacgacgaagaggacGCCGACGAGCCCGGAcctccttccccgccgccgcccgctgcgGCAACCTCCCCCTCCACGTCACCTCGAACCGGAGGTGAGAGCTCCAACCCTAACTCGAACCCCAACCCTTCTCCGGAGCACTCGCCGCCTCCCCTCCCCGAGGAGCAGGCCAGCCGCAAACCCCTAGCGAGCCCCCAGGTCTCGCCGGCGCTTCCGCCGCTGCCCTCGCGCCGTTCGCCCCTACCTTTCGCGGTTTCGTCCCCCTCCCCATCTCGTCCCCCGCTGTCCGCCCCGCCGCCCGATCTACCGCGCCCGCCACGGCGCGGGTCGCTTGCTATAGTGGACTACGCGCATGACGAGATGGCAATGTCGCCTGACCAGGAG GACGGGGAGATCATGAGTGGCATAGGCGGCTTGGGCTTGGATGCTCAGGATGCTGAGG GGATTCTTGAAGAAAGAGTTCTCTCAGGCACTGTTCATATTCTCACCCCAAAAGTCCTATCAGAAACTTCTCAGCATTTGGATGCACCTGAGCAGAACCAAATGAGGGCAGATGTTCCAGTGGATGTAACGGGAACAGAAGCTGAAGATGCTAGGGTGGAGGAAGCTTCTGATATTTCTACCAATGTTCAGAATGATGATCCATTGAGCCGTTTCCTTCCTCCGCCTGTGACTACAAAATGTTCTACAGCATTACAG CAAAGGATAAACAAGTTCCTTGGATACAAAAGGTCTGGAAAGAGCTTTAATGCTGAAGTGCGTAACAGAAAGGACTACAGAAATCCTGACTTTTTGCAGCATGCTGTGCGGTACCAAGAAATTGATCAGATAGGGACCTGCTTCAGTAAAGATGTTTTCAATCCATATGGGTACGATAAAAGTGACTACTACGAGGAGATAG AAGCTGATATGAAGCGTGAACTTGAGAGGAAGGAACAGGAGAAGAAAAGAAATCCAAGAATTGATTTTACTAGTTCTGGAGTACAACCTCCAATCAATCCATCAATAGCGAAGATTTCAG CCGCCATATCAGCAGCAGCTGTAGCTGGTGTATCGGTTCTGGCATCGGCAGATACTGTACAGAAAGAGGCTAGGCCAAACAAAAAGTCAAAATGGGATAAG GTTGATGGTGATACTAAGAACCCTGCAGCTGCTAGTGGACTTGACAGTCGGTCAGCAGCCAGTGGATCTGCCACACTTTTGACTTCTGAAAATGCTGTTGCTGGTGGATATGCTGCTTTTGC GCAACAGAAGAGaaaagaagctgaagaaaggaggacaaGTGATTACAAGTCAGACAGGAGATCATAG
- the LOC119269059 gene encoding nucleobase-ascorbate transporter 2-like, translating to MSEVKPEEISHPAMEQLQGFEYCIDSNPPWGEAIILGFQHYILALGTAVMIPAVLVPMMGGSDGDRVRVVQTLLFVTGINTLLQSLFGTRLPTVIGGSYAFVIPVMAIVQDSSLAAIPDDHERFLQSMRAIQGALIVSSSIQIILGYSQLWGIFSRFFSPLGMAPVVALLGFGLFERGFPVVGRCVEVGLPMLILFVVLSQYLKNVQIREIPILERFSLFICIALVWAYAQILTSGGAYNHSTEVTQINCRTDRANLISSAPWIKIPYPLQWGAPTFSAGQSFGMVSAVLVSLIESTASYSAAARLASATPPPAHILSRGIGWQGIGILLCGLFGTGTGSTVSVENVGLLGSTRIGSRRVIQICAGFMIFFSMLGKFGALFASIPFTIFAAVYCVLFGLVAAVGLSFLQFTNMNSMRNLFIVGVSIFLGLSVPEYFFRYSMAAQRGPAHTKAGWFNDYINTIFSSPPTVGLMVAVFLDNTLEVKDAGRDRGMPWWVPFRSFKGDSRNEEFYSLPFNLNRFFPPS from the exons ATGTCGGAGGTGAAGCCGGAGGAGATCAGCCACCCGGCCATGGAGCAGCTCCAGGGGTTCGAGTACTGCATCGACTCCAACCCTCCATGGG GGGAGGCCATCATACTGGGCTTCCAGCACTACATCCTGGCGCTGGGCACGGCCGTCATGATCCCGGCGGTGCTGGTGCCCATGATGGGCGGGAGCGAC GGAGACAGGGTGAGGGTGGTGCAGACGCTGCTCTTCGTCACCGGCATCAACACGCTGCTGCAGTCGCTCTTCGGGACGCGGCTGCCGACGGTCATAGGCGGCTCCTACGCCTTCGTCATCCCGGTGATGGCCATCGTGCAGGACTCGTCGCTCGCGGCCATACCCGACGACCACGAG AGGTTCCTCCAGAGCATGAGGGCCATACAGGGGGCGCTCATAGTGTCCTCCAGCATTCAGATCATCCTTGGTTACAGCCAGCTCTGGGGTATTTTCTCCAG ATTCTTCAGTCCACTGGGAATGGCGCCGGTGGTTGCGCTGCTCGGTTTTGGTCTCTTCGAAAGAGGATTCCCTGTG GTTGGGAGATGCGTTGAGGTTGGCCTGCCAATGTTAATCCTCTTTGTTGTGCTTTCCCAG TATCTGAAGAATGTACAGATAAGAGAGATCCCCATACTGGAACGATTCTCCCTGTTCATCTGTATCGCATTGGTCTGGGCGTATGCTCAAATTCTCACTTCTGGTGGCGCGTATAATCATAGCACCGAGGTCACTCAGATCAACTGCCGCACTGACCGTGCCAATCTGATCTCTTCCGCCCCATG GATTAAGATCCCATACCCCCTGCAGTGGGGGGCACCAACCTTCAGTGCCGGCCAATCGTTCGGTATGGTGTCTGCGGTTTTGGTCTCGCTAATAGAG TCCACAGCTTCTTACAGCGCTGCAGCTCGGCTTGCAAGTGCAACTCCACCTCCAGCTCACATCCTGAGCAGAGGCATCGGGTGGCAG GGAATCGGCATCCTCCTTTGTGGGCTCTTTGGAACAGGGACCGGCTCCACTGTCTCAGT GGAGAACGTGGGGTTACTAGGATCAACGAGGATCGGGAGCCGCCGCGTCATACAAATCTGTGCTGGCTTCATGATCTTCTTCTCCATGCTGG GGAAATTTGGAGCGCTGTTCGCTTCCATCCCGTTCACCATCTTTGCCGCGGTGTACTGCGTCCTGTTCGGACTAGTTG CTGCGGTGGGGCTCTCCTTCTTGCAGTTCACCAACATGAACTCGATGCGCAACCTGTTCATCGTCGGCGTGTCCATCTTCCTTGGCCTGTCCGTGCCGGAGTACTTCTTCCGCTACAGCATGGCTGCCCAGCGTGGTCCAGCGCACACTAAAGctggatgg TTCaacgactacatcaacaccatcTTCTCGTCGCCGCCGACGGTGGGGCTGATGGTGGCCGTGTTCCTGGACAACACGCTGGAGGTGAAGGACGCTGGCAGGGACCGCGGGATGCCGTGGTGGGTGCCCTTCCGCTCCTTCAAGGGGGACAGCAGGAACGAGGAGTTCTACAGCCTGCCATTCAACCTCAACCGCTTCTTCCCTCCCTCGTAA